The DNA segment gaaagcccCCTCcgccctgcagctctgcctggtgcTGCCTCCCCGCTTTCCTACCACGCATTTGGTGCATGCGGGGAGGAGCCCCGGCTGTCCCTAGGGACCTGCTCCCCCGAGCCGCAGGAGGAAGAGAGGGGCTTTTAAACTCGCCCACGGCCCGGGACGAGCAGTGAGCGAGCGGCTTGCCGGCCGGCGGAAAGCCGAGGGGCCCGGCTCGGCGGGCTGCAGGGCCCTGCGCCCCGAACCGGAGAGGCTCCTGGGAACAGAGCAAAGGCTGGGCGATCCCGGCCACCCATCGCGCTCTTCCCATCGCCCGGGCCGCCGCTCGCTCTGCCGAAAGCGCCTGCACAGCCCTTGCAACTCCCTGCCGGGGCCGTTAGCCCGCGGACCGCTCGGCGCGGCTGAAATCCAGGGGGATTCCGCACAGCGATGCTACCCCGCTGTCCGGCCTCTCCTTATCCGACTGCattgcccggcccggcccggcccggcccggccctccccTGTGTGCCTCTCGCCGCCCTCCCGTGCGCAGGCAGCCGACCTCCAGCGCCCGGCTCCTTCCCTGCACCTGTCCCTGGGGGGAGCAGCGTGCAGCTTCTCGGAGCCAGGAGACTTTGCGGCGGCAGAGAGTAGCGTCAACCAGGGGTGTGGCAGGAAAAAGAGGAGCcccctgcggggtgggggtgtctgtgtgGGGAGCTACCAACTCACCTGGTCTTACTGCACCAGGCGCACGCatggcagctgcaggggcagacACCCCCCCCTGCGGGGGGTCCCCTCTTTGGAAAGGGCAGCCGTGGTAACCCCCCAACAGAAGGTATCCGAAAAGACCGGCGGGAAAGACACACGCAGGTGTAAGGAGGAGGATgcacttcccctgcttcctcccccGGGAGCCCCGGCCCGATTCAGCACGCGCTGGAGAGCGGGAGACCCCGCGGTATCTAAACCGCATCCCGCTCCTGATGCCGTCTCTGAGCTGTGCTGAGGAGCCCCCCAAGCCCTTCCGGGCCCGGCGCCGTTAGCCTCAGTCGCCCGATGCGCAGCTGAGTTGTTGCGGTGGTGGTGTTTGCGGCGGGGTGGGCAACTTTCCGTCGGACTGAGCGTTTCCTTCTCCCGCCCTAGGCCCGTGCAGATCCGAAGGGGGCGCGGATCGCCTTAGGGACCGGCAGTCCCTCCCGGAAAAGCGGGGAGCTGACCCAGCTGTCACAAAGCGAGGACGGGCAGGAGTATCAGGGGgcggccctgttagtctgtagctccaaACCCAAGAAGAAGTCCCGTGGGCACGTTATAGacctacagatattttggagcctgagctcgggtgggcaaagccccgctttaGCTGCATGGGTAGGCAGAGGGGTCCCTCCCACCCTAAAGAGGCACAGGGGCATTTGAGAAGGACCGAGGGGAGATGGAGTCTCTGGGCGTTCCGCAGTTCTGGGGAAAGCCGGCTCGGAGAAGCGGCCTCTCCCGAGCGTCGCCAAACGGAAGAGCCAGCGATATAAACATTGGGCCGGCGGGCCTGGTGCCAAAATGCCACAGgtctgggggctcagggcaaaACCGGGGGTGGGTGactccttcccccgcccctccactgccagccctTCCCCTCCGTCCTTGCTCCGCTCGCTGTGCAGGGCTCGCCCCTCTGCGGCTTTGCCTGTCCATTTCGCCCAGTCCGGTTCTGCCTGATGAGCGATTTCCCCAGGGGCAAAAGGCGGCCCGTGCCTCCAgcgcggaagggcacccctgtgaCGCGGCCCTCGGTaacttcctgccccccaccccgaaaCCTGCCCGTGGAGGGAAAACCCTCCGGGGCTTAAGGCATACATCGTGTTCCAACGCGGCGGGGATTTGTTTCAGTTTCCCTATGGGATTGAATTGACAACTGCCTCTCATATGCCGGACCTGCGACGGGGAGCGGGACCGAAGGGAGCTTTGGGAGCCATAAACATTTACCCTTCGTGCTTGTCTCCCCTGGGTTAGCCCCAGCGGTTTCAGCTACCCGGAGAAGCCGAGCGGGGAACCGAACCCGCAACCCCGAAGCGCCCGCCTGCTCTCCGAACGGTGCCCCCCGTCCCTTCCAAGGGGCCCCCTCCGCAGAGCCTGGCAAAGCAGCCCCGGCGCGCTCAGCACAGAAGCGGCCCCGGTCACCAAAATAAacctctccccccagcagcgAACGCGCTTTTGTTTCACCGTGGGAACCCCCGGccgagcccagcagcagcaaggctgggAAAACGTTCAGGCCCTTGTCCTGCACGCAGGGGTTGCTGTGCGGCTAAAAATACAGAAGCCAGGCCCAGGCGGAGACCACCACGGGCGCTGTTGGGGCTCCCCGGGCATTTCACTGGCACTCGCGTAATGATCTGTTTAAAGTACCCTGCTAGGCAGGGTAAATTCCGGGCAGGACCGCGGAATCTGGCGTGGTGTGATCCCCCGCGTCCCCTACAACCTGCGGAACCCGGCTTCTCTGTTCGGTTTACTTGGGCAAGCCCTTGCTCATTTGCTGGGTAAGAAAGGCAGGAGGCCAGGGCGGTCCTTGCCCCGCGCGGGAAGCTGTCTCCTGAAAGGCTAACGGGTCTTTTGGAACACAAGGTCTTTGCTCACCAAAGTTTATGCGCCAAACGATCTGTTAGGCTCCAAGgggacacaggacttcttgttccggAAGgcacagactaacccggctaccgcTCTGAGAGGTGTCTGCTGAAAGGTTACCTTGGCCCAATGCCCCCTCCGGCGGGAGGCTCTTGAACCTAAAGAGCTGAACGCTTATCGGCTCGGATTTGTTTCCCCTCTAGTTATCCCCCTGCTGCTTCCTAGAGAGACCCTCTAGGCCTGTCCTGAAACGGGCTGGAAGGTTGTCCACGGATCTCCGGCCATCGAAAGAGCTGTCACAGCGCTGGGGAGGGAGATTGCTCTCCCTGGCTCAGAGGAGCGttggtcggaagaagtgggtctgtcccaccaaagcgcatcacccaataaactatgttgttagtctttaaagtgccactgggcTGCTTGTTTGTGTGGCTGGTATATAGACTAAcggggctctctctctgttactggttcAGAGGAGGGTTTCAAATGCAAAAGGGACGGGTCATTCTCCGAGGAGGCACCAACTTCAGCAAGTTCAGAACGCGTGTCCCCCGCTGCAGCGTGGGAAGGACTTGTCCCACCTCTCCGGCAAAGTAAACAACTACTATCGACAGAGCGAGGGGGCGGGGGGTCCCATTGAACTAGGTGGCCCAGAGCGGTGCGCGCCCGAGTGGTTTTTAGCCGAGTCCCGGGTACGATCAAGCCCCTTTCAGCCCCAGGCCCAGGCGGACAGCAGCGGGGAGAAGCGGGAGGCGACCGCCGCCCGCTCAGTTAATTTCGCTTTTCTTTGTCTAATTGCTGCGGCGCGGAGGGAAAAGGAGCCGGGCTCCGGGCAGTAAACTGACACTTGGGCGCTGTGTGTGGTATCCGGGCCGGCTTGGCTGGAAACAGCCTGCTTCCACTCAACTGCCGGCCACTGGCTGagaccagcccccgcccccgggccgcAGCTACCCACCCGCCGGCGCACCGCGGAGCTGCcctgggcaggcagacagacgCGCCCTGCTCGGCCCCGGCCCTTCGCTCCAGCATCCCTGTGCTCCCCGCTCCCTGGGGTGCAGCCACCCTCCCCAACGCTTCCCCCAGCACCGGCCCATCCCCATCGCCTCCCCCCCATTCCCGGCCAGAGCCCGCGTCGGCCCCGCACGGGACCGGGCTGTCCCTGGGAAGGGCATCGCCGGGGGCCCAGCATCACCTCGGGCAttgcctggcgggggggggggcgctcggTGGGACCCCCTGGCGGGCTGTCAGCTGCAGCCGCGCTGCACCCGGGCCGCCAGCGGACACCCGCAGGCTCCCCCCGCCCAAGCCGTGCGCCCGGGGGCGATGGGAACTCCCAGGCTGGGCGGCCGGAGGGAGTCCGCCGCTTGCTCGGCGCTGGGCCCGCTGAGAAATGGAgcctggggccgggccgggccgagtgCACGCCCGGGCACGTCGAGCTTCTCCCTGGGTCCCTCCCCGGGCTCCGCTGCCGGGGGCAAGCCGCCTCCATCCGGCCCCGGGGGCGTGCAACCGCCAGGCCGGGACGGAGAGTTACCTTCGGCGCCGGGCGGCTGCGGGGATGGAAGTGGCCGGGGGCGGCCGCTgaatggggggggggtcctcGAGTGGGCCGGGGAGGGCAGCGGCGCGCTCTGGCGCAGCAGCGCCGCCTGCCCGCCCGAGGCCAGCTGGAAAGGGGGTGgtctctccttccccccccccgcgggCTGCTGCGCGCTCGGAGCGCTCCAGGGGGGTCGGAAGCGAAGGGACGCGCTTTAAGACGCGGCTCGGAGGCCGGGCTTTGTTCGGCTGCTCAGTCCCCGCGCCGCGCTCGAGGGGCTCGGGCGCTGCCTCCTCTGCCGGGCGCGGGCGGCCGGGGATGGCCGGCGGGTGGGGGGCCCGGCAGGCGTTGGCGCAGCCCTGAGCCGACGGCTCCCGAGGCCGGGGGCGAACCGCGGCGGAAGGGAGCGGAGCGGAGCCGCTGCGCTGCCGGGGGAGTGATGCGCCCCGGGCCGCCGCCAGCCCGCAGCCGCCGCCTCCAGCCGCCGCACTAGGAGGTGCCCCGGGAGCGGCACCCGCCGCCCCCCCggcccagcagggcagccccGGCTCCCCTCTCGGGCGCGCCCCTCCCGCCCCGCGCCAGATGAGCACCGAGGGCGGCCCCCAGCCGCTGGAGCCCCCGGCCCCCGCGCGCCCCCGCAGCCCGGCCGCCGGCGCTCTGCAGGCCGCCCTGATGAGCCAGCCGCCCTCCGCCGCCCTGGAGAGCCCCGCCGCGGCGGGCAAGAGCAAGAAGGCCGGCTCGGGGCTGCGGCGGCCGGAGAAGCCGCCCTACTCCTACATCGCGCTCATCGTCATGGCCATCCAGAGCTCCCCGGCCAAGCGGCTGACGCTGAGCGAGATCTACCAGTTCCTGCAGAGCCGCTTCCCCTTCTTCCGCGGCGCCTACCAGGGCTGGAAGAACTCCGTGCGCCACAACCTCTCGCTCAACGAGTGCTTCGTCAAGCTGCCCAAGGGGCTGGGCCGCCCGGGCAAGGGCCACTACTGGACCATCGACCCGGCCAGCGAGTTCATGTTCGAGGAGGGCTCGTTCCGCCGCCGGCCCCGCGGCTTCCGCCGCAAGTGCCAGGCGCTCAAGCCCATGTACCGGGTGATGAACGGCCTGGGCTTCGGCGCCTCCCTGCTGCCGCAGGGCTTCGACTTCCAGGCGCCCGCCGCCTCCCTGGCCTGCCATGCCAACGGCTACAACCTCGACATGATGGCCAGCCCCATGGCCGGCGGCTACGAGGGCCTGGCCGGGGGCCACCACGTGCCGCACATGTCCCCCAACCCGGGCTCGACCTACATGGCCAGCTGCCCGGTGAGTGCCAACGGGGACTACGGCccggagagcagcagcagcccggtGCCCTCCTCCCCCGCTCTGGCCAGCGCCATCGAGTGCCATTCCCCCTACGCCAGCCCGGCCGCTCACTGGACAGCCTCGGGGGCCCCTCCGTATATAAAACAGCAGGCGCTGCCAGCCGGGAACCCGGCCCCGGCCGGCCTGCACTCCGGCATGTCCTCCTACTCTCTGGAGCAGAGCTACCTGCACCAAAACGCCAGGGACGAGCTGTCAGGTAAGAGCCCTGCGcttgccagcccccccccccgcccccaggccggGCGTTTGCTGGCGCTGGGGGATccgaggagggcgaggccggggcggCGCGGTGTTTTCTCTGCAAACAGCGCTGGCCAAGGGAAAACACGCGCCGGGCCGCGCGGGGAAAGAGAGCTATTGTTCGGGAGCAGATCGGgctctggcgggggggggggggcaaaagctGCCCAGTCTGTGCTGcctgggggggtttggggctcgGGAGGAACGCGCCCGCTCCTAGGGCTCCTGCTGGCTTCGGGGTTACACGCCCCCCCACCCTTCTCTCCGTGGGGTTTGCTGCCTCGTCAATTTcaacccagctgggctgggtctTGCATCCCTTGGCTAGAAATAGCGGGGAAAGAATGACAAGGGCGCCGTTAAATTAtgcacaaaccaaaccaaaacaccacCCCCCCCGCGACTTCGAGCCGGGAGGACTGAAAAGAGGTTTAATGTTACCTCCAAACTCTTgcggagttaaaaaaaaatccaaccgcTAATCTTTAAAAATGCGCGGAGATTAAAAGAGATCCACACTATTGCGACAGCCGGAGGAGAAACCGGGCCTGGgtttctgccctccctgcccgAGGAGAGGAAATGTAGCCTTAGAAAATCCGGCCCGGGAGCGGAGGAAGCAAAGGACAAAAATGGGTAAAAGATGTGAGGTTCTTAGGGGCAAATTTCCCAAGGAACGGCGGGGCCTGGAGGTTAACCAAACAAAGACGTCTGGGCTGGACCACACCGAAG comes from the Carettochelys insculpta isolate YL-2023 chromosome 2, ASM3395843v1, whole genome shotgun sequence genome and includes:
- the FOXF2 gene encoding forkhead box protein F2 produces the protein MSTEGGPQPLEPPAPARPRSPAAGALQAALMSQPPSAALESPAAAGKSKKAGSGLRRPEKPPYSYIALIVMAIQSSPAKRLTLSEIYQFLQSRFPFFRGAYQGWKNSVRHNLSLNECFVKLPKGLGRPGKGHYWTIDPASEFMFEEGSFRRRPRGFRRKCQALKPMYRVMNGLGFGASLLPQGFDFQAPAASLACHANGYNLDMMASPMAGGYEGLAGGHHVPHMSPNPGSTYMASCPVSANGDYGPESSSSPVPSSPALASAIECHSPYASPAAHWTASGAPPYIKQQALPAGNPAPAGLHSGMSSYSLEQSYLHQNARDELSVGLPRYQPHSSPVCDRKDFVLNFNGISSFHPSAGGSYYHHHHHQSVCQDIKPCVM